CACCTGATGTCGTTCTGGCAGCGAAGCGTTGCTGCATAGCTTCATCGTTGCTGAACAGATACGCCGCCAGCGGGCGTGGGTGCGCATTGATGTAGTGAATCGGTTCCTCTGCTACCTGATAGGTTTTAATCGGCAGCAACGGGCCAAAAATTTCTTCCTGCATGATCGTCATATCATCATGTACGCCGAACACCAGATGTGGGGCAATCTTGCGGCTTTTCGCATCGTAGGGCGCTTCGCCTTCCGGTGCCAGACTGACGACAGTTGCGCCCTGCTGTTCAGCCTCTTTCAGAATACGAATCAGGCGATCGTAATGCCTGTCAGCAATGATAGACGTGTAATCCGGGTTCGCCTGTAACGTCGGGAAACTTTTCTGCATAAAGGCTTTCGCGGCATCGCGGAAAGCCTGCTCCTGGCCTTCGGGCAGCAGAACATAGTCTGGTGACAGGCAGATTTGCCCAGCGTTGAAGGTTTTCACCGTCAGCGTGCGTTCAACGGCTTCGGTGATGTTTGCGCTACGATCGATGACGACCGGTGATTTGCCACCCAGCTCCAGCGTAACCGGCACCAGATTCTCTGCTGCTGCGCGCATCACATGTTTCCCAACGGCGGTGCTGCCGGTGAAGACCAGATGATCGAACGGCAGTTCGCTGAATGCCTGACCGATTTCTGCATCACCCAGCACCACGGCTAATTCCAGCGGATCAAAATAGTGGGCAATCAATTCCCCCAGCAGTTCAGACGTACGCGGCGTGAGTTCTGACGGTTTCAGAATCGCGGTATTACCGGCGACAAAAATATCAGCCAGCGGGCCGAATGACAGGTTTATCGGGAAGTTCCACGGGCTGATCACGCCGATCACGCCCAGAGGCTGATGCTGGATCCACGCCTGCATGCCGGGAGCGGGTTCATCAACAGGCTCTGGCTGCATCCAACGCTCAACGTTGTCGATGGCGTTCTGTAGCATCTTCAACGTAGTGCCGAGATCAGCGGTGAAGGACTGATACAAGCTACGGTGGCCGAAATCGTCACTCATGGCCTGTGCGAGCGCCGCGTGGTTTTCACGGATAAGATTGATGCTGCGTTGTAAGCGGTCTTTACGCAGTGCGGCATCGGCTGGGCCAGATGCAATGTGAGCACGCTTCATCGTATTCAGGATGGCTTGTAAATCCTTTTGGGATTGTTGTGTCGACATGTTTTGTCCCCTTTTCGTTGTCGAGTACCAGAGAAAACAGAAAGTTAACCGAGGGTTCCGGGTCACTCAAGATGGGATAAAGGATACGGCAGGGGTTGATCCGTCCGCCAACAAGATTATTATTCGAGGGGTATAAATAATTTTATAGGTATCATCGTATGTCACTTATCCGTCTACGCACGTTTGTGGAAGTCTATCGGCAGCGCTCGATTAGCGGCGCGTCGCGCGCGCTCAATCTGACCCAGCCAGCGGTGTCGCAGCATATTGCCGGGCTGGAAGTGGCGGTGGGGCGTCGTCTCTTTGAGCGTCAGGCAAACGGTGTAACGCCAACGTCGGCAGCGGATGATCTGGCGGCGGATCTGGGGGATAAGCTCGATGAAGCGGAAGCAGCGCTGGCTTCTGCCCGTGCGAGGTCAATGGACGTCGCGGGGACGCTGCATATCATTGGTCATGCGGATTTCATGGCAGAAGTGGTGTCG
This genomic interval from Pectobacterium aquaticum contains the following:
- a CDS encoding coniferyl aldehyde dehydrogenase, whose product is MSTQQSQKDLQAILNTMKRAHIASGPADAALRKDRLQRSINLIRENHAALAQAMSDDFGHRSLYQSFTADLGTTLKMLQNAIDNVERWMQPEPVDEPAPGMQAWIQHQPLGVIGVISPWNFPINLSFGPLADIFVAGNTAILKPSELTPRTSELLGELIAHYFDPLELAVVLGDAEIGQAFSELPFDHLVFTGSTAVGKHVMRAAAENLVPVTLELGGKSPVVIDRSANITEAVERTLTVKTFNAGQICLSPDYVLLPEGQEQAFRDAAKAFMQKSFPTLQANPDYTSIIADRHYDRLIRILKEAEQQGATVVSLAPEGEAPYDAKSRKIAPHLVFGVHDDMTIMQEEIFGPLLPIKTYQVAEEPIHYINAHPRPLAAYLFSNDEAMQQRFAARTTSGALVINDVMTHVSIDTLPFGGVGASGIGAYHGVHGFRRFSHAKPIVIQSEDGASNLTLRAPYHEKQDAIVAVLKG